One Xenopus tropicalis strain Nigerian chromosome 8, UCB_Xtro_10.0, whole genome shotgun sequence genomic window carries:
- the g6pd gene encoding glucose-6-phosphate 1-dehydrogenase: protein MREELFSEQEFHQSQTHIFIVVGASGDLAKKKIYPTLWWLYNDGLLPEDTYIVGFARSKLTVQDIRKQSEQYFKVSTEDAEKLDSFFKRNSYISGQYSDAASFQNLNQHLNSLPNGAKANRLFYLAVPPSVYHDVTRNIKETCMSSVGWNRVIVEKPFGKDLESSNRLSEHISALYKENQIYRIDHYLGKEMVQNLMILRFGNRIFSPLWSRDHISAVVLTFKEPFGTQGRGGYFDEFGIIRDVMQNHLLQMMCLMAMEKPVSTSSDDVRDEKVKVLKSVSPLTLDNLVVGQYVGNAEGQGEAQLGYLDDRTVPKGSLTPTFATAVLYVQNERWDGVPFIMRCGKALNERKAEARLQFRDVPGDIFQGHCKRNELVIRVQPNEAVYTKMMTKKPGMFFNPEESELDLTYGNRYKDVKLPDAYERLILDVFCGNQMHFVRSDELREAWRIFTPVLHQLEREKIKPHPYKYGSRGPAESDELMQKVGFHYAGTYKWVNPNKL from the exons GGAGACCTGGCCAAAAAGAAAATCTACCCAACTTTGTG GTGGCTTTACAACGATGGTTTGCTCCCAGAAGATACCTACATCGTAGGCTTTGCCCGTTCAAAGCTGACAGTTCAGGATATCAGAAAACAGAGCGAGCAGTATTTCAAG GTATCCACAGAGGATGCTGAGAAACTAGACTCATTTTTCAAGCGCAACTCTTACATTTCTGGACAGTACTCCGATGCAGCCTCTTTTCAAAACCTCAACCAGCACCTGAACTCATTGCCTAATGGGGCAAAAGCCAACCGCCTCTTCTACCTAGCAGTACCCCCCAGCGTGTATCATGACGTTACCCGCAACATCAAGGAGACCTGCATGAGCTCTGT GGGCTGGAACCGTGTTATCGTGGAGAAACCTTTCGGCAAAGACCTGGAGAGTTCCAATCGTTTGTCGGAACACATCTCTGCCTTGTACAAGGAAAACCAGATCTACCGTATCGACCATTACCTGGGCAAAGAGATGGTACAGAACCTTATGATCTTAAG GTTTGGTAACAGGATATTCAGCCCCCTCTGGTCCAGGGATCATATAAGTGCAGTGGTTCTGACATTCAAAGAGCCATTTGGTACACAGGGGCGTGGAGGATACTTTGATGAATTTGGTATAATCCg GGACGTCATGCAAAATCACTTGCTCCAAATGATGTGTTTGATGGCTATGGAGAAGCCAGTTTCCACTAGCTCGGATGATGTTAGAGATGAAAAG GTGAAAGTCTTAAAATCAGTCAGTCCCCTTACATTAGATAACCTGGTGGTGGGGCAGTATGTTGGGAATGCTGAAGGGCAAGGAGAGGCACAACTAGGATATCTGGATGACCGCACTGTTCCAAAAGGATCTTTGACCCCCACATTTGCCACTGCAGTGTTGTATGTGCAGAATGAGCGTTGGGATG GTGTCCCTTTCATTATGCGCTGCGGCAAGGCCTTGAATGAGAGGAAGGCAGAGGCACGACTGCAGTTCCGTGATGTACCAGGAGATATTTTCCAAGGTCATTGCAAGAGGAATGAACTGGTGATCCGAGTGCAGCCAAATGAAGCCGTATACACCAAGATGATGACTAAGAAACCAGGAATGTTCTTTAACCCTGAGGAATCGGAGCTTGACTTAACATATGGGAACAGATACAAG GATGTAAAGTTGCCAGATGCGTATGAGCGGCTTATTTTGGATGTGTTCTGCGGGAATCAAATGCACTTCGTACGCAG TGATGAACTGAGGGAAGCTTGGAGGATCTTCACCCCTGTTCTTCATCAACTGGAAAGAGAAAAGATCAAACCCCACCCCTATAAATATGGAAG CCGCGGACCCGCAGAAAGCGACGAGCTAATGCAGAAGGTCGGCTTCCATTATGCAGGAACCTACAAATGGGTGAACCCCAACAAACTCTGA
- the g6pd gene encoding glucose-6-phosphate 1-dehydrogenase isoform X1 — MGSSPSVESKMSAAHEQVHLSRSEVCGMMREELFSEQEFHQSQTHIFIVVGASGDLAKKKIYPTLWWLYNDGLLPEDTYIVGFARSKLTVQDIRKQSEQYFKVSTEDAEKLDSFFKRNSYISGQYSDAASFQNLNQHLNSLPNGAKANRLFYLAVPPSVYHDVTRNIKETCMSSVGWNRVIVEKPFGKDLESSNRLSEHISALYKENQIYRIDHYLGKEMVQNLMILRFGNRIFSPLWSRDHISAVVLTFKEPFGTQGRGGYFDEFGIIRDVMQNHLLQMMCLMAMEKPVSTSSDDVRDEKVKVLKSVSPLTLDNLVVGQYVGNAEGQGEAQLGYLDDRTVPKGSLTPTFATAVLYVQNERWDGVPFIMRCGKALNERKAEARLQFRDVPGDIFQGHCKRNELVIRVQPNEAVYTKMMTKKPGMFFNPEESELDLTYGNRYKDVKLPDAYERLILDVFCGNQMHFVRSDELREAWRIFTPVLHQLEREKIKPHPYKYGSRGPAESDELMQKVGFHYAGTYKWVNPNKL; from the exons GGAGACCTGGCCAAAAAGAAAATCTACCCAACTTTGTG GTGGCTTTACAACGATGGTTTGCTCCCAGAAGATACCTACATCGTAGGCTTTGCCCGTTCAAAGCTGACAGTTCAGGATATCAGAAAACAGAGCGAGCAGTATTTCAAG GTATCCACAGAGGATGCTGAGAAACTAGACTCATTTTTCAAGCGCAACTCTTACATTTCTGGACAGTACTCCGATGCAGCCTCTTTTCAAAACCTCAACCAGCACCTGAACTCATTGCCTAATGGGGCAAAAGCCAACCGCCTCTTCTACCTAGCAGTACCCCCCAGCGTGTATCATGACGTTACCCGCAACATCAAGGAGACCTGCATGAGCTCTGT GGGCTGGAACCGTGTTATCGTGGAGAAACCTTTCGGCAAAGACCTGGAGAGTTCCAATCGTTTGTCGGAACACATCTCTGCCTTGTACAAGGAAAACCAGATCTACCGTATCGACCATTACCTGGGCAAAGAGATGGTACAGAACCTTATGATCTTAAG GTTTGGTAACAGGATATTCAGCCCCCTCTGGTCCAGGGATCATATAAGTGCAGTGGTTCTGACATTCAAAGAGCCATTTGGTACACAGGGGCGTGGAGGATACTTTGATGAATTTGGTATAATCCg GGACGTCATGCAAAATCACTTGCTCCAAATGATGTGTTTGATGGCTATGGAGAAGCCAGTTTCCACTAGCTCGGATGATGTTAGAGATGAAAAG GTGAAAGTCTTAAAATCAGTCAGTCCCCTTACATTAGATAACCTGGTGGTGGGGCAGTATGTTGGGAATGCTGAAGGGCAAGGAGAGGCACAACTAGGATATCTGGATGACCGCACTGTTCCAAAAGGATCTTTGACCCCCACATTTGCCACTGCAGTGTTGTATGTGCAGAATGAGCGTTGGGATG GTGTCCCTTTCATTATGCGCTGCGGCAAGGCCTTGAATGAGAGGAAGGCAGAGGCACGACTGCAGTTCCGTGATGTACCAGGAGATATTTTCCAAGGTCATTGCAAGAGGAATGAACTGGTGATCCGAGTGCAGCCAAATGAAGCCGTATACACCAAGATGATGACTAAGAAACCAGGAATGTTCTTTAACCCTGAGGAATCGGAGCTTGACTTAACATATGGGAACAGATACAAG GATGTAAAGTTGCCAGATGCGTATGAGCGGCTTATTTTGGATGTGTTCTGCGGGAATCAAATGCACTTCGTACGCAG TGATGAACTGAGGGAAGCTTGGAGGATCTTCACCCCTGTTCTTCATCAACTGGAAAGAGAAAAGATCAAACCCCACCCCTATAAATATGGAAG CCGCGGACCCGCAGAAAGCGACGAGCTAATGCAGAAGGTCGGCTTCCATTATGCAGGAACCTACAAATGGGTGAACCCCAACAAACTCTGA